A genomic region of Caenorhabditis elegans chromosome V contains the following coding sequences:
- the osm-6 gene encoding Intraflagellar transport protein 52 C-terminal domain-containing protein (Confirmed by transcript evidence), whose translation MPPFSDEKMTNRSIGRKVLIDQSKQQQISLISGFRGVARHLKSVLTVEINTEPINLNGLEDVRMLIIPQPKTSFGTGEIEAIWKFVEEGGSLMILSGEGGERQSLNEMIAKYGITVNKDSVIRTVFLKYFDPKEALVANGVINRAIAVAAKKNVSTEQKHNSQALSFIYPYGCTLDVNNRMSNVVLSSGSTSFPTSRPVAAFHETKLNEMKKKGRVCVVGSVSMFHDTYIDKEENGKIFDTFVEFLVNGLELNTIDAAEPEINDYTNIPDHIHMSQQIKVCMYEGELDQAISSDFMKIMDTSLHSFNLKHWPMTIRLYEALNLSPPPLTLVEPQFELPMPPFQPAVFPPTFQELPMPPLELFDLDEQFSSPEIQLSQLANRSEEEDLIFFIEKAGEITGISAELTRSERTPKKIIELAVSKLMLFKRSMMDGELEVASAFDIGEHDAHHQSFNQGEEMDEQLFSDIDEFDDL comes from the exons ATGCCtccattttcagacgaaaaGATGACT aaCCGGAGTATTGGGAGAAAAGTTCTGATTGATCAATCAAAACAGCAACAAATTAGTTTGATTAGTGGTTTTCGTGGTGTGGCAAGACATTTAAAAAGTGTTCTTACTGTTGAAAT aaacacAGAACCAATTAACTTAAATGGATTAGAAGATGTTCGGATGCTTATCATTCCACAACCAAAGACATCATTTGGAACTGGAGAG attgaAGCAATATGGAAGTTTGTGGAAGAAGGTGGTTCATTGATGATCCTTTCTGGTGAAGGTGGTGAGAGACAATCATTAAATGAAATGATTGCAAAATATGGAATTACTGTGAATAAGG ATTCGGTAATTCGTACTGTAttcctgaaatattttgatccGAAAGAAGCTTTAGTAGCAAATGGAGTCATAAATCGAGCAATTGCAGTGGCTGCAAAAAAGAATGTGAGCACTGAGCAAAAACATAATTCACA agcACTTTCATTCATTTATCCATATGGATGTACTCTAGATGTGAATAATCGTATGTCGAATGTAGTATTGTCTTCTGGAAGTACAAGTTTTCCAACAAGTCGCCCAGTTGCCGCTTTTCATGAGACAAAACTCAATGAAATG aaaaagaaaggTAGAGTGTGTGTGGTTGGATCAGTCTCGATGTTTCATGACACATACATCGATAAggaagaaaatggaaagatTTTT gatACATTTGTGGAATTCCTGGTCAATGGTCTTGAACTGAACACGATAGATGCTGCAGAGCCGGAAATTAATGATTACACAAATATTCCAGATCATATTCATATGTCCCAGCAGATCAAG GTTTGTATGTACGAAGGAGAATTGGATCAGGCAATCAGTTCGGATTTCATGAAGATTATGGATACTTCGTTGCattcttttaatttgaaacattggCCAATGACTATAAG ATTGTATGAAGCATTGAATCTTTCACCTCCACCACTTACCCTTGTTGAACCTCAATTTGAACTTCCAATGCCTCCATTTCAACCTGCAGTATTTCCACCAACATTTCAAGAATTACCAATGCCTCCTCTTGAATTATTTGATCTTGATGAACAGTTCAGCTCTCCGGAAATTCAACTTTCTCAGCTCGCAAATAGAA GCGAGGAAGAAGATCTCATattctttattgaaaaagcTGGTGAAATTACTGGAATATCTGCTGAATTGACAAGAAGTGAACGAACCCCCAAGAAAATAATTGAGTTGGCAGTGAGCAAACTCATGTTATTCAAACGTTCAATGATGGATGGAGAGTTGGAAGTTGCATCAGCGTTCGATATTGGAGAGCATGATGCTCATCATCAAAGTTTTAATCAAGGCGAAGAGATGGACGAGCAGCTGTTCTCTGATATTGATGAGTTCGATGATTTGTGA
- the R31.2 gene encoding ANK_REP_REGION domain-containing protein (Confirmed by transcript evidence): protein MSDSESSDSSPVVQRRRPFSIRSINRTPKTGDAVNMSEEREVSPKDLVVEKNYGQEDIDIPKNDDHEEQEEPRAPTPAEDLSHYVKEPSPPVSLAATDLDSNNGADEGNGEGHDEPKLIPLTTRQSLDSDPGDFEKVDKEEAAKLADTSPAVAGIAAAIPIISAQVEEEQNDPTVLESEHEPSFVPPASAHQAPSTKATVVEESKQVPEGREPSDLATWIHNNPDVVRNVAAAAAVAGVAGLGYYVYVKKFK, encoded by the exons ATGTCGGATTCTGAATCTTCTGATTCCTCACCTGTCGTTCAACGTCGTAGACCATTCTCTATTCGATCTATTAATAGAACACCAAAg acGGGTGACGCAGTCAACATGTCCGAAGAAAGAGAAGTGTCACCGAAGGATTTGGTCGTAGAAAAGAATTACGGACAAGAAGATAtcgatattccaaaaaatgatgatCATGAGGAGCAGGAAGAACcgaga gcACCAACTCCAGCTGAAGATCTCTCCCATTATGTGAAAGAGCCAAGCCCACCAGTTAGCTTGGCCGCTACTGATTTGGATTCGAATAATGGTGCTGACGAAGGAAACGGAGAAGGGCACGATGAACCAAAATTGATTCCACTCACAACTCGTCAGAGTCTCGATTCGGATCCGGGAGATTTCGAGAAAGTTGACAAGGAAGAAGCTGCCAAGTTAGCTGATACTTCTCCAGCAGTCGCTGGAATTGCTGCAGCCATTCCTATCATATCT GCCCAAGTTGAAGAGGAGCAGAATGATCCAACTGTTTTAGAATCAGAACATGAACCATCGTTTGTTCCACCAGCTTCTGCACACCAAGCTCCATCAACAAAAGCCACAGTTGTCGAAGAGTCGAAGCAAGTTCCAGAAGGACGCGAACCCAGCGATTTGGCCACGTGGATTCACAATAATCCAGACGTCGTCAGAAATGTGGCTGCTGCAGCTGCAGTTGCTGGAGTTGCCGGTCTTGGTTATTACGTCTACGTTAAGAAATTTAAGTAA
- the R31.2 gene encoding ANK_REP_REGION domain-containing protein (Confirmed by transcript evidence) — MSEEREVSPKDLVVEKNYGQEDIDIPKNDDHEEQEEPRAPTPAEDLSHYVKEPSPPVSLAATDLDSNNGADEGNGEGHDEPKLIPLTTRQSLDSDPGDFEKVDKEEAAKLADTSPAVAGIAAAIPIISAQVEEEQNDPTVLESEHEPSFVPPASAHQAPSTKATVVEESKQVPEGREPSDLATWIHNNPDVVRNVAAAAAVAGVAGLGYYVYVKKFK, encoded by the exons ATGTCCGAAGAAAGAGAAGTGTCACCGAAGGATTTGGTCGTAGAAAAGAATTACGGACAAGAAGATAtcgatattccaaaaaatgatgatCATGAGGAGCAGGAAGAACcgaga gcACCAACTCCAGCTGAAGATCTCTCCCATTATGTGAAAGAGCCAAGCCCACCAGTTAGCTTGGCCGCTACTGATTTGGATTCGAATAATGGTGCTGACGAAGGAAACGGAGAAGGGCACGATGAACCAAAATTGATTCCACTCACAACTCGTCAGAGTCTCGATTCGGATCCGGGAGATTTCGAGAAAGTTGACAAGGAAGAAGCTGCCAAGTTAGCTGATACTTCTCCAGCAGTCGCTGGAATTGCTGCAGCCATTCCTATCATATCT GCCCAAGTTGAAGAGGAGCAGAATGATCCAACTGTTTTAGAATCAGAACATGAACCATCGTTTGTTCCACCAGCTTCTGCACACCAAGCTCCATCAACAAAAGCCACAGTTGTCGAAGAGTCGAAGCAAGTTCCAGAAGGACGCGAACCCAGCGATTTGGCCACGTGGATTCACAATAATCCAGACGTCGTCAGAAATGTGGCTGCTGCAGCTGCAGTTGCTGGAGTTGCCGGTCTTGGTTATTACGTCTACGTTAAGAAATTTAAGTAA
- the R31.2 gene encoding ANK_REP_REGION domain-containing protein (Confirmed by transcript evidence), whose amino-acid sequence MASLAYSYQEQQLDFLHLCSLGDENRVRNALLSGRVDKNYRHSSNGWTALHWAANRGHYDVVLLLIEDGYALNAEDNKNRTPYDVCPESKDKLKAVLELGEERENMVRSSASRRTSDASEQSSPGFVPNYVRNPPFPYAMKNSFDNFSTPPASSVSNGSGSPGPLNSPTYSYGRRDSFNKTRFLLVRTSVEKGKETYKRVTLPGGSDVERLKTTIEKACKGKKVDMIFTLPENDLVESIDQIHRFKDCQKIDVIFKENDRESTPMVTGDAVNMSEEREVSPKDLVVEKNYGQEDIDIPKNDDHEEQEEPRAPTPAEDLSHYVKEPSPPVSLAATDLDSNNGADEGNGEGHDEPKLIPLTTRQSLDSDPGDFEKVDKEEAAKLADTSPAVAGIAAAIPIISAQVEEEQNDPTVLESEHEPSFVPPASAHQAPSTKATVVEESKQVPEGREPSDLATWIHNNPDVVRNVAAAAAVAGVAGLGYYVYVKKFK is encoded by the exons ATGGCCTCGCTAGCATATTCCTATCAAGAACAACAGTTGGATTTTCTTCATCTTTGCAGTTTAGGCGATGAAAATCGAGTGAGGAATGCGTTATTGTCTGGAAGAGTTGACAAAAACTACCGTCACAGCTCAAATGGATG gacaGCTTTGCACTGGGCGGCAAATCGCGGACATTACGACGTCGTTCTCCTTCTTATAGAAGACGGATACGCTTTGAACGCAGAAGATAATAAGAACAGAACTCCATACGAC GTTTGCCCAGAAAGTAAAGACAAGTTGAAAGCAGTTTTAGAACTTGGAGAGGAACGTGAAAATATGGTTCGAA GCAGTGCATCTCGTCGAACATCAGATGCCAGTGAGCAGTCATCTCCCGGTTTTGTTCCGAATTACGTTCGAAATCCACCGTTCCCATATgctatgaaaaattcatttgacaacttttcaacACCGCCAGCTTCTTCTGTTTCAAATGGTTCAGGATCTCCAGGTCCACTCAATTCTCCAACTTACTCTTACGGAAGACGAGATTCATTCAATAAAACACGATTTTTGCTTGTCAGGACCAG cgtggaaaaaggaaaagaaacaTACAAACGAGTTACCCTTCCCGGCGGTTCAGACGTTGAACGACTGAAAACGACAATCGAAAAGGCTTGCAAAGGAAAGAAAGTCGATATGATATTCACATTACCGGAAAACGATTTAGTCGAATCAATTGATCAGATTCATCGCTTCAAAGATTGTCAGAAAATAGATGTtatattcaaagaaaatgATAGAGAATCAACGCCAATGGTG acGGGTGACGCAGTCAACATGTCCGAAGAAAGAGAAGTGTCACCGAAGGATTTGGTCGTAGAAAAGAATTACGGACAAGAAGATAtcgatattccaaaaaatgatgatCATGAGGAGCAGGAAGAACcgaga gcACCAACTCCAGCTGAAGATCTCTCCCATTATGTGAAAGAGCCAAGCCCACCAGTTAGCTTGGCCGCTACTGATTTGGATTCGAATAATGGTGCTGACGAAGGAAACGGAGAAGGGCACGATGAACCAAAATTGATTCCACTCACAACTCGTCAGAGTCTCGATTCGGATCCGGGAGATTTCGAGAAAGTTGACAAGGAAGAAGCTGCCAAGTTAGCTGATACTTCTCCAGCAGTCGCTGGAATTGCTGCAGCCATTCCTATCATATCT GCCCAAGTTGAAGAGGAGCAGAATGATCCAACTGTTTTAGAATCAGAACATGAACCATCGTTTGTTCCACCAGCTTCTGCACACCAAGCTCCATCAACAAAAGCCACAGTTGTCGAAGAGTCGAAGCAAGTTCCAGAAGGACGCGAACCCAGCGATTTGGCCACGTGGATTCACAATAATCCAGACGTCGTCAGAAATGTGGCTGCTGCAGCTGCAGTTGCTGGAGTTGCCGGTCTTGGTTATTACGTCTACGTTAAGAAATTTAAGTAA
- the F58H1.2 gene encoding uncharacterized protein (Partially confirmed by transcript evidence) — translation MVMFYAAAVILAVSAVSADPFIYNVYSSSGSRSGYGNPYERDEVYIRRPGMSGSSFYSGSGNPMMSSMGSMSSMGGFQGLQGMQGIQSIHNMQGMQQMPYGLSSSMMGMDTYGSNMYKPRFAASDMMMGGGQPLLLNGYPMYPKTSGYPMVIPLAMGSYGSSPTVYQGPTVSRLPFRATQRAVRSARYYY, via the exons ATGGTGATGTTCTATGCAGCTGCAGTTATTCTAGCTGTATCCGCAGTTTCAG CCGACCCATTTATTTATAACGTCTACTCATCTTCGGGATCTCGTTCAGGAtatggaaatccttatgaacGTGATGAAGTCTATATTCGTAGACCCGGAATGAGCGGAAGTTCATTCTATTCTGGTTCGGGTAACCCAATGATGTCGTCCATGGGATCAATGAGTTCTATGGGAGGATTTCAAGGATTACAGGGAATGCAAGGAATTCAGAGTATCCATAACATGCAAGGAATGCAACAGATGCCGTATGGACTTTCTAGCAGTATGATGGGAATGG aTACGTATGGATCTAACATGTATAAGCCTCGTTTCGCTGCATCTGATATGATGATGGGAGGTGGTCAACCATTACTACTCAATGGATATCCAATGTACCCAA AAACTTCTGGATACCCAATGGTGATTCCACTGGCCATGGGATCCTATGGATCTTCTCCTACAGTATACCAGGGACCAACTGTCTCTCGTCTTCCATTCAGAGCTACTCAACGCGCTGTTCGATCAGCCCGTTACTATTACTAA
- the F58H1.3 gene encoding Enolase-phosphatase E1 (Confirmed by transcript evidence), translated as MTTTTIQFNALLLDIEGTITSISFVKDELFPYAFENVGNYLEEHYDNPATQIIVEDLRHIADQQAENDVAVVRIREPRKECIEDVTKNVRHWIKRDKKLTPMKALQGLIWEEAYQRGDVKGHVYPDVLPVLKIVENRKIPIYIYSSGSVHAQKLLFANSIEGDMTKILYGYFDTNIGLKGESNSYTKISERIKIPPSEILFLTDVEAEAAAAKKAGLQTKLVVRPGNAGLTQEAINAYGTIESLEEIL; from the exons ATGACAACCACTACTATTCAATTCAACGCGCTGCTCCTAGATATTGAGGGTACAATAACCAGTATCTCCTTTGTTAag gaTGAGCTTTTTCCATACGCGTTCGAGAACGTTGGAAATTATTTGGAGGAGCACTACGACAATCCAGCAACTCAAATAATTGTTGAAGATTTGAGGCACATTGCAGACCAACAAGCGGAAAATGATGTGGCAGTTGT GCGGATCCGCGAACCAAGAAAGGAATGCATTGAGGatgtaacaaaaaatgtcagaCACTGGATaaaaagagacaaaaaa cTGACACCAATGAAAGCTCTCCAGGGGCTCATTTGGGAAGAGGCTTACCAGCGCGGAGATGTGAAAGGACA tGTATATCCGGACGTTTTaccagttttgaaaattgttgaaaatagaaaaatcccGATCTACATCTACTCATCGGGATCGGTCCACGCTCAAAAGCTCTTGTTTGCCAATTCAATTGAAGGAGATATGACCAAA attCTCTATGGCTACTTTGACACAAATATCGGTCTGAAGGGAGAAAGCAATTCATACACGAAAATCAGCGAGCGAATTAAAATTCCTCCCAGTGAAATACTATTCCTGACTGATGTTGAAGCAGAAGCGGCTGCTGCCAAGAAAGCTGGGTTACAGACAAAGTTAGTAGTTCGTCCTGGAAATGCGGGTCTAACACAAGAAGCTATAAACGCCTACGGAACCATTGAAagtttggaagaaattttgtaa
- the R31.2 gene encoding Ubiquitin-like domain-containing protein (Confirmed by transcript evidence), whose protein sequence is MVRSSASRRTSDASEQSSPGFVPNYVRNPPFPYAMKNSFDNFSTPPASSVSNGSGSPGPLNSPTYSYGRRDSFNKTRFLLVRTSVEKGKETYKRVTLPGGSDVERLKTTIEKACKGKKVDMIFTLPENDLVESIDQIHRFKDCQKIDVIFKENDRESTPMVTGDAVNMSEEREVSPKDLVVEKNYGQEDIDIPKNDDHEEQEEPRAPTPAEDLSHYVKEPSPPVSLAATDLDSNNGADEGNGEGHDEPKLIPLTTRQSLDSDPGDFEKVDKEEAAKLADTSPAVAGIAAAIPIISAQVEEEQNDPTVLESEHEPSFVPPASAHQAPSTKATVVEESKQVPEGREPSDLATWIHNNPDVVRNVAAAAAVAGVAGLGYYVYVKKFK, encoded by the exons ATGGTTCGAA GCAGTGCATCTCGTCGAACATCAGATGCCAGTGAGCAGTCATCTCCCGGTTTTGTTCCGAATTACGTTCGAAATCCACCGTTCCCATATgctatgaaaaattcatttgacaacttttcaacACCGCCAGCTTCTTCTGTTTCAAATGGTTCAGGATCTCCAGGTCCACTCAATTCTCCAACTTACTCTTACGGAAGACGAGATTCATTCAATAAAACACGATTTTTGCTTGTCAGGACCAG cgtggaaaaaggaaaagaaacaTACAAACGAGTTACCCTTCCCGGCGGTTCAGACGTTGAACGACTGAAAACGACAATCGAAAAGGCTTGCAAAGGAAAGAAAGTCGATATGATATTCACATTACCGGAAAACGATTTAGTCGAATCAATTGATCAGATTCATCGCTTCAAAGATTGTCAGAAAATAGATGTtatattcaaagaaaatgATAGAGAATCAACGCCAATGGTG acGGGTGACGCAGTCAACATGTCCGAAGAAAGAGAAGTGTCACCGAAGGATTTGGTCGTAGAAAAGAATTACGGACAAGAAGATAtcgatattccaaaaaatgatgatCATGAGGAGCAGGAAGAACcgaga gcACCAACTCCAGCTGAAGATCTCTCCCATTATGTGAAAGAGCCAAGCCCACCAGTTAGCTTGGCCGCTACTGATTTGGATTCGAATAATGGTGCTGACGAAGGAAACGGAGAAGGGCACGATGAACCAAAATTGATTCCACTCACAACTCGTCAGAGTCTCGATTCGGATCCGGGAGATTTCGAGAAAGTTGACAAGGAAGAAGCTGCCAAGTTAGCTGATACTTCTCCAGCAGTCGCTGGAATTGCTGCAGCCATTCCTATCATATCT GCCCAAGTTGAAGAGGAGCAGAATGATCCAACTGTTTTAGAATCAGAACATGAACCATCGTTTGTTCCACCAGCTTCTGCACACCAAGCTCCATCAACAAAAGCCACAGTTGTCGAAGAGTCGAAGCAAGTTCCAGAAGGACGCGAACCCAGCGATTTGGCCACGTGGATTCACAATAATCCAGACGTCGTCAGAAATGTGGCTGCTGCAGCTGCAGTTGCTGGAGTTGCCGGTCTTGGTTATTACGTCTACGTTAAGAAATTTAAGTAA
- the aman-2 gene encoding Alpha-mannosidase (Partially confirmed by transcript evidence), with protein MGKRNFYIILCLGVFLTVSLYLYNGIETGAEALTKRQRYVDDLRRKIGNLEHVAEENGRTIDRLEQEVQRAKAEKSVDFDEEKEKTEEKEVEKEEKEVAPVPVRGNRGEMAHIHQVKQHIKPTPSMKDVCGIRENVSIAHSDLQMLDLYDTWKFENPDGGVWKQGWKIEYDAEKVKSLPRLEVIVIPHSHCDPGWIMTFEEYYNRQTRNILDGMAKHLAEKDEMRFIYAEISFFETWWRDQADEIKKKVKGYLEAGKFEIVTGGWVMTDEANAHYHSMITELFEGHEWIQNHLGKSAIPQSHWSIDPFGLSPSMPHLLTSANITNAVIQRVHYSVKRELALKKNLEFYWRQLFGSTGHPDLRSHIMPFYSYDIPHTCGPEPSVCCQFDFRRMPEGGKSCDWGIPPQKINDDNVAHRAEMIYDQYRKKSQLFKNNVIFQPLGDDFRYDIDFEWNSQYENYKKLFEYMNSKSEWNVHAQFGTLSDYFKKLDTAISASGEQLPTFSGDFFTYADRDDHYWSGYFTSRPFYKQLDRVLQHYLRSAEIAFTLANIEEEGMVEAKIFEKLVTARRALSLFQHHDGVTGTAKDHVVLDYGQKMIDALNACEDILSEALVVLLGIDSTNKMQMDEHRVNENLLPEKRVYKIGQNVVLFNTLSRNRNEPICIQVDSLDAGVEADPPIKKQQVSPVIAYDEEKKTLVVKNGIFELCFMLSLGPMESVSFRLVKNTTTSKVEIITNNAAEFKETSFKSSSTSGDFTVKNDKVEAEFDGENGMIKRATSLVDDKPIDLNSHFIHYGARKSKRKFANGNEDNPAGAYLFLPDGEARELKKQSSDWILVKGEVVQKVFATPNNDLKILQTYTLYQGLPWIDLDNEVDVRSKENFELALRFSSSVNSGDEFFTDLNGMQMIKRRRQTKLPTQANFYPMSAGVYIEDDTTRMSIHSAQALGVSSLSSGQIEIMLDRRLSSDDNRGLQQGVRDNKRTVAHFRIVIEPMSSSSGNKKEERVGFHSHVGHLATWSLHYPLVKMIGDATPKSISSKNVEQELNCDLHLVTFRTLASPTTYEANERSTAAEKKAAMVMHRVVPDCRSRLTLPDTSCLATGLEIEPLKLISTLKSAKKTSLTNLYEGNKAEQFRLQPNDISSILVSF; from the exons ATGGGAAAACGCAATTTCTATATTATCCTATGTTTGGGAGTCTTTCTCACCGTATCACTCTATTTGTACAATGGAATTGAAACCGGAGCTGAAGCGCTCACCAAACGACaa agatATGTAGATGATTTACGgcggaaaatcggaaatttggaGCATGTAGCagaagaaaatggaagaacGATAGACCGCTTGGAACAAGAAGTTCAACGagcaaaagctgaaaaatcggtagattttgatgaagaaaaagaaaaaacggaagaaaaagaagtagaaaaagaggaaaaagaagTTGCACCAGTTCCAGTTCGAGGAAATCGTGGTGAAATGGCTCATATTCATCAAGTAAAGCAACATATCAAGCCAACTCCATCGATGAAAGATGTTTGTGGAATTAGAGAAAACGTCAGCATTGCTCATTCAGACCTGCAG atGCTCGATCTCTATGACACCTGGAAGTTCGAAAATCCAGACGGAGGTGTATGGAAACAAggatggaaaattgaatacgATGCAGAGAAAGTCAAATCTCTTCCACGTTTGGAAGTTATTGTGATACCTCATTCTCATTGTGATCCCGGATGGATTATGACTTTCGAAGAGTATTACAACAGACAAACTCGCAATATTCTTGATGGAATGGCTAAACATTTGGCAGAAAAAGACGAAATGCGGTTTATATATGCAGAAAtatcatttttcgaaacttgGTGGAGAGACCAGGCagatgaaattaaaaagaaagttAAAGGATATTTGGAAGcaggaaagtttgaaattgttaCTGGCGGATGGGTTATGACAGATGAAGCTAATGCACATTATCACTCAATGATCACTGAATTGTTCGAAGGACATGAATGGATTCAAAATCATTTGGGAAAAA GCGCCATTCCACAATCTCATTGGTCAATTGATCCATTCGGTTTATCACCATCAATGCCACATCTTCTAACTTCTGCTAATATAACCAATGCTGTAATTCAAAG agtTCATTATTCGGTGAAACGTGAGCTTGCTCTGAAAAAGAATCTTGAATTCTACTGGAGACAATTATTTGGATCAACTGGACATCCTGATCTTCGTTCACATATTATGCCTTTCTACTCTTACGATATACCTCATACGTGTGGCCCAGAACCGTCTGTTTGCTGTCAATTCGATTTCCGTAGAATGCCAGAAGGTGGAAAATCATGTGATTGGGGAATCCCTCCACAGAAAATTAACGATGACAATGTGGCTCACAGAGCTGAAATGATTTATGATCAATATAGAAAGAAAAGTCAACTTTTCAAGAATAATGTGATTTTCCAACCACTTGGAGATGATTTCAG GTACGACATTGATTTTGAATGGAATTCACAATATGAAAACTATAAGAAATTGTTCGAATACATGAATTCCAAATCAGAATGGAATGTTCATGCTCAATTCGGAACTCTTTCTGATTATTTCAAGAAGCTTGATACTGCAATTTCTGCGTCTGGCGAGCAACTTCCAACTTTTTCTGGAGATTTCTTCACTTATGCGGACAGAGATGATCATTATTGGAGTG GATACTTCACTTCCCGTCCATTCTATAAACAGCTTGATCGGGTTCTCCAACATTATTTAAGATCAGCTGAAATCGCCTTTACCCTTGCaaatattgaagaagaaggaatggttgaagcgaaaatttttgagaagcttGTGACTGCTCGACGAGCTCTTTCACTTTTCCAACATCACGATGGTGTAACTGGTACGGCAAAAGATCACGTCGTCTTGGATTATGGTCAGAAAATGATTGATGCTTTGAACGCATGTGAGGATATTCTTTCGGAAGCTCTTGTTGTATTGCTGGGAATTGATTCAACGAATAAGATGCAGATGGATGAGCATAGAGTTAATGAAAACCTTCTACCCGAAAAACGTGTCTATAAAATTGggca AAACGTCGTATTGTTCAATACTTTATCTAGAAATCGCAACGAGCCAATTTGTATTCAAGTTGATTCTCTTGACGCTGGTGTCGAAGCTGATCctccaattaaaaaacaacaagttTCGCCGGTTATTGCATATGATGAAGAGAAGAAAACGCTTGTTGTCAAAAACGGAATATTCGAA CTTTGCTTCATGTTATCACTTGGACCAATGGAGTCTGTCAGTTTCAGACTTGTGAAAAATACAACAACATCCAAAGTTGAAATAATCACCAATAATGCGGCAGAATTCAAAGAAACAAGTTTTAAATCTTCATCCACTTCTGGAGACTTTACTGTGAAAAACGACAAAGTTGAAGCTGAATTTGATGGAGAAAATGGAATGATTAAAAGAGCTACCAGTCTTGTTGATGATAAACCAATTGATTTGAATTCTCACTTTATTCATTATGGAGCACGGAAGTCAAAGAGAAAGT tCGCAAATGGAAATGAAGACAACCCGGCTGGCGCATACCTGTTCCTTCCCGATGGAGAAGCTAGAGAACTCAAAAAACAATCAAGTGATTGGATATTGGTAAAAGGAGaagttgttcaaaaagtgtttgcaACTCCAAACaatgatctgaaaatattgcaaaCGTACACACTTTATCAAGGGCTTCCATGGATTGATTTGGATAATGAAGTTGATGTACGTTCCAAGGAGAATTTCGAGTTGGCACTGAGATTCAGTTCTTCAGTAAATAGTGGTGATGAGTTTTTCACTGATCTCAATGGAATGCAAATGATAAAAAGGAGACGACAAACTAAATTACCAACACAGGCCAATTTCTATCCCATGTCTGCTGGTGTTTACATTGAAGACGATACTACCAGAATGTCAATTCATTCGGCACAGGCTCTCGGAGTTAGCAGTCTCTCGTCGGGACAAATTGAAATAATGCTTGATCGACGACTTAGTTCAGATGACAACAGAGGTCTTCAGCAAGGAGTTAGAGACAACAAACGAACAGTTGCACATTTCCGTATTGTTATTGAGCCGATGTCTTCATCGAGTGGTAATAAGAAGGAAGAACGAGTTGGATTCCATTCACATGTTGGTCATCTCGCTACGTGGTCTCTTCATTATCCTCTTGTCAAAATGATTGGAGATGCAACACCAAAAtctatttcttcgaaaaatgtggAACAAGAGCTGAACTGTGACCTGCATCTAGTGACATTTAG aacacTGGCATCGCCGACAACTTACGAAGCCAACGAAAGATCTACGGCAGCTGAGAAGAAAGCAGCGATGGTGATGCATAGAGTTGTTCCAGACTGTAGATCCAGGCTTACCCTCCCAGACACGTCATGCTTAGCTACTGGATTAGAAATTGAGCCACTCAAATTGATCTCGACACTGAAGTCTGCGAAAAAAACGTCACTAACCAATCTTTATGAAGGAAACAAGGCTGAACAATTCCGACTCCAACCAAACGATATTTCCAGTATTCTTgtatcattttaa